The Sulfuricaulis sp. genome contains a region encoding:
- the hemF gene encoding oxygen-dependent coproporphyrinogen oxidase, with translation MTTIDVNAVKSYLLKLQDSICAALEQEEKKQKFREDTWDRPEGGGGRSRMLADGEVFEQAGVNFSHVHGKNLPPSASAHRPELAGRSFQALGVSLVIHPLNPYVPTSHCNVRFFSAEKPGADPVWWFGGGFDLTPYYGFEEDAAHWHRTAKAACDAFGPDNYARFKKWCDEYFFIKHRNEPRGIGGLFFDDFSEKSFDHAFGFMRSVGDHFVPAYLPIVQKRKGAPHGERERDFQLYRRGRYVEFNLVYDRGTLFGLQSGGRTESILMSLPPLVKWRYDWTPPPGSPEAELYEIFLKPRDWLATENK, from the coding sequence ATGACAACCATTGATGTCAATGCTGTCAAGAGCTACCTGCTTAAGTTGCAGGACAGTATCTGCGCCGCATTGGAACAGGAAGAGAAAAAACAAAAATTCCGCGAGGACACCTGGGACCGGCCCGAAGGTGGCGGCGGGCGATCACGGATGTTGGCAGACGGCGAAGTCTTTGAACAGGCCGGGGTGAATTTTTCGCATGTCCATGGAAAAAATCTGCCGCCTTCCGCTTCCGCGCACCGACCGGAACTGGCCGGGCGCTCGTTCCAAGCGCTCGGTGTGTCGCTGGTCATTCATCCACTCAATCCATATGTTCCGACTTCACATTGCAACGTGCGCTTTTTCAGCGCCGAGAAACCCGGGGCCGACCCCGTGTGGTGGTTCGGTGGCGGTTTTGACCTGACACCGTATTACGGTTTCGAGGAAGATGCGGCCCACTGGCACCGCACGGCCAAGGCCGCCTGTGATGCCTTCGGCCCGGATAATTACGCGCGCTTCAAGAAATGGTGCGATGAATATTTCTTCATCAAACACCGTAATGAGCCACGCGGGATCGGCGGCCTGTTCTTCGATGATTTCAGCGAAAAAAGCTTCGATCATGCCTTCGGTTTCATGCGCAGCGTGGGCGATCATTTCGTGCCTGCCTATCTCCCCATTGTGCAAAAACGCAAAGGCGCGCCCCATGGCGAGCGCGAACGGGATTTCCAGCTCTACCGGCGCGGGCGTTACGTCGAGTTCAATCTGGTTTACGATCGCGGTACGCTGTTCGGGCTGCAATCCGGCGGGCGCACCGAATCCATTCTGATGTCGCTGCCGCCGCTGGTGAAGTGGCGTTACGATTGGACCCCGCCGCCCGGCAGCCCGGAAGCGGAACTGTATGAAATTTTCCTCAAACCCCGCGATTGGCTCGCGACGGAGAACAAATGA
- a CDS encoding Crp/Fnr family transcriptional regulator codes for MKRGSKSLKQQRHDGHADADPAPVCAQCQSAGDASTAPCSCEKQDCQYCEAKLYAGLSGKQVNEIRGRLSHCQSGPRRMLFRAGDPSTHLYVIREGQVKLTRTDIDGRDHLLNLVGPGYFLGFDTIGNPSYSYNAETLTPIVLCRIKHSDIVRLLTEEPRVSLNVLLAVNEQLAQARNLIRVLGQKTAVEKVAALLLNLYPPKTDGGTGKVIVLHLSRQEMAEILGLTVETVSRIMAELRRKNIIHAPRGRIVISSHARLRALADGSPRASLSKSEARSRRQSAPSPGKPHSRRKRGESQNLRLS; via the coding sequence ATGAAACGAGGCAGCAAATCATTGAAGCAGCAACGGCACGACGGTCACGCGGATGCCGATCCCGCGCCCGTGTGCGCGCAATGTCAATCGGCGGGCGACGCGTCGACCGCTCCCTGTTCATGTGAAAAGCAGGATTGCCAGTACTGCGAGGCGAAACTGTACGCGGGTCTTTCCGGAAAACAGGTGAATGAAATCCGTGGTCGTCTCAGTCACTGCCAGAGCGGTCCACGCCGGATGCTGTTTCGCGCCGGCGATCCATCGACGCACCTGTACGTGATCCGCGAAGGCCAGGTTAAGCTCACCCGGACGGACATCGATGGCCGCGACCATCTCCTCAACCTGGTGGGTCCCGGTTACTTCCTTGGGTTCGATACCATCGGCAACCCTTCGTACAGCTACAACGCGGAGACCCTCACTCCGATCGTGCTGTGCCGGATCAAGCATAGCGACATCGTGCGGCTGCTTACGGAAGAACCGAGGGTGTCACTCAACGTGCTCCTGGCGGTCAATGAGCAATTGGCGCAGGCGCGAAATTTGATTCGTGTGCTGGGACAAAAAACGGCGGTCGAAAAGGTCGCCGCGCTGCTTCTGAACCTGTATCCACCAAAGACCGACGGCGGAACCGGTAAGGTCATAGTGCTGCATTTGTCACGTCAAGAGATGGCGGAGATTCTGGGCCTCACGGTGGAGACGGTCAGCCGCATCATGGCGGAGCTCCGGCGAAAAAATATTATCCATGCCCCCCGCGGCCGCATCGTGATTTCCTCCCATGCGCGTCTCCGGGCGCTGGCCGACGGCTCGCCACGCGCAAGCCTCTCGAAAAGTGAAGCCCGCTCGCGCCGCCAAAGCGCCCCATCGCCTGGCAAGCCACATTCACGACGTAAGCGCGGAGAGAGTCAGAACTTGCGGCTGTCGTAA
- the mtnB gene encoding methylthioribulose 1-phosphate dehydratase, which translates to MAHSLDDLPPRAALVEIARDFHARGWMAGTAGNLSVREDDGHFWITASGKPKGRLEETDFLLVRVKDGEVVERVGPDNKPSAETSIHRAIYSLFPTARACLHGHIVEAAVAADRAKQGAKGLRLPATEMIKGFDIWQQNPKVDLPLFENHLDVTKIARDIETRFKKLKPAVTAMMIRAHGPTVWGASLQEAYNRFEILEYLLRYQAQTRAR; encoded by the coding sequence ATGGCCCATTCTCTCGACGACCTCCCGCCACGCGCGGCACTGGTGGAAATTGCGCGCGATTTCCATGCACGCGGCTGGATGGCCGGCACGGCGGGGAACCTTTCCGTGCGCGAAGACGACGGGCATTTCTGGATTACAGCGAGCGGTAAACCGAAAGGGCGGTTGGAGGAAACCGATTTCCTGCTGGTGCGTGTCAAGGATGGCGAAGTGGTCGAACGCGTGGGGCCGGACAACAAACCCTCGGCCGAGACCTCCATCCACCGGGCGATCTACAGCTTGTTCCCCACCGCGCGCGCCTGCCTGCATGGCCATATCGTGGAAGCGGCTGTCGCGGCAGACCGGGCGAAGCAAGGCGCGAAGGGCCTGCGACTACCGGCCACCGAGATGATCAAGGGCTTCGACATTTGGCAGCAGAATCCCAAAGTGGATTTACCGCTGTTTGAAAATCACCTCGATGTCACGAAGATCGCCAGGGATATCGAAACACGTTTCAAAAAATTGAAACCGGCTGTCACCGCCATGATGATCCGTGCCCACGGTCCGACCGTGTGGGGCGCAAGCCTGCAAGAGGCATACAACCGCTTCGAGATTCTGGAATATCTACTGCGTTATCAGGCGCAGACCCGCGCGCGTTAA
- a CDS encoding nodulation protein NfeD produces the protein MKRLRMVFFGLLVLWPGFVLHGDTAGAGKVVLLNIGGAIGPATSDYVHRGLEKAKDAGAVLVVLRMDTPGGLDTAMRKIIQDVIASPVPVVTFVSPSGARAASAGAYILLASHIAAMAPATNVGAATPVRIGGVPDPGAGSKPPEQQKEDKQDSADKKGKDKKENPAKAGKPGMDEKALNDAIAYIRGLAQMRGRNVEWAEKAVREADSISAEEAVKQNVADLIAADTADLLKKLDGRKLKLQGRDITLKTQGVELQAYEPDWRNRMLAVISDPNVAYILMLLGIYGLFFELWNPGYVLPGVVGGICLLLALYAFQVLPINFAGLGLIILGIAFMVAEAFMPSFGALGIGGVVAFVVGSIILMDTDVEGYTIAWPLIASVAVVSAVFFFAVVVMALKARRRDVVSGREEMIGAIGEALENFKEAGRVRVHSEQWQAQSNVALKRGQKVKVLALEGLVLKVEPYNPEDK, from the coding sequence ATGAAACGTTTGCGCATGGTGTTTTTTGGTCTGCTGGTGCTGTGGCCCGGTTTCGTGTTGCATGGCGACACCGCCGGGGCGGGCAAGGTTGTGCTGCTCAATATCGGCGGCGCCATCGGGCCGGCGACCAGCGACTATGTCCACCGTGGCCTGGAAAAGGCCAAGGACGCCGGCGCCGTGCTCGTGGTCCTGCGCATGGACACGCCCGGCGGGCTCGATACCGCCATGCGCAAGATCATCCAGGACGTTATCGCCTCGCCGGTCCCGGTCGTTACGTTTGTCTCCCCTTCGGGTGCGCGTGCCGCCAGCGCCGGCGCTTACATCCTGCTGGCTTCCCACATCGCCGCCATGGCGCCCGCGACCAACGTCGGCGCCGCCACGCCGGTGCGCATCGGCGGCGTGCCCGATCCGGGCGCGGGTTCCAAACCGCCGGAGCAGCAGAAGGAAGACAAGCAGGATTCGGCTGACAAGAAGGGGAAGGACAAGAAAGAAAACCCGGCCAAGGCCGGCAAGCCCGGCATGGACGAAAAGGCGTTGAATGACGCCATTGCCTACATCCGCGGTCTGGCGCAAATGCGCGGACGCAATGTCGAGTGGGCCGAAAAGGCGGTGCGCGAGGCCGATTCCATTTCCGCCGAGGAAGCGGTGAAGCAGAACGTGGCCGATCTGATTGCGGCCGACACCGCCGACCTGCTCAAGAAACTCGACGGGCGCAAGCTCAAGCTTCAAGGCCGAGACATCACCCTGAAGACTCAGGGAGTGGAGCTGCAGGCCTACGAACCCGACTGGCGCAACAGGATGCTGGCGGTTATCTCCGACCCGAACGTGGCCTATATCCTGATGCTGCTCGGCATCTATGGCCTGTTCTTCGAGTTGTGGAATCCCGGCTACGTGCTGCCGGGCGTGGTCGGTGGCATCTGCCTGCTGCTGGCGCTGTATGCATTTCAGGTGTTGCCCATCAATTTCGCCGGCCTCGGCTTGATCATTCTCGGCATCGCCTTCATGGTGGCCGAGGCCTTCATGCCGAGTTTCGGTGCGCTCGGCATCGGTGGCGTGGTCGCCTTCGTTGTGGGCTCGATCATCCTCATGGACACCGACGTCGAGGGGTACACCATCGCCTGGCCATTGATCGCCTCCGTCGCGGTCGTCAGCGCGGTGTTTTTCTTCGCCGTTGTCGTGATGGCGCTCAAAGCACGCCGGCGCGACGTGGTCAGCGGCCGGGAGGAAATGATAGGGGCTATTGGTGAGGCGCTGGAGAATTTCAAGGAAGCCGGCCGTGTGCGTGTGCACAGCGAGCAGTGGCAGGCGCAATCGAACGTCGCTCTTAAACGTGGTCAGAAGGTGAAGGTGCTGGCACTGGAAGGATTAGTATTAAAGGTGGAGCCGTACAACCCGGAGGATAAATAA
- the nhaA gene encoding Na+/H+ antiporter NhaA, which produces MPIKIIRDFLRLESAGGILLVIAAAIAMVLANSPITHLYDGFLATPVEIRIGEFQIAKPLLLWINDGLMAVFFLLIGLELKREMLEGRLSSYKQLLLPTIAAVGGMVVPAMVYFFLNRGDPVALQGWAIPTATDIAFALGVLSLLGNRVPASLKLFLVTLAILDDVGAIVIIALFYTSDLSGISLTSAAIALLVLFALNLRGVVHMAAYVLVGIVLWVSVLKSGVHATLAGVVLAFAIPLRTKAKNAKPLLVQLEHSLHPWVAYGILPLFAFANSGVSLAGMSLAQAFAPVPLGIALGLFAGKQAGVFVFAWITIKLRLAKLPEGANWWQLYGVALLCGIGFTMSLFIGSLAFDQTAAEYSTVDRLGILMGSVVSAIVGYLVLRYTAHRHG; this is translated from the coding sequence GTGCCGATTAAAATCATCCGTGACTTCCTGCGCCTGGAATCTGCCGGTGGCATTCTGCTCGTTATCGCCGCCGCCATCGCCATGGTGCTCGCCAACTCGCCCATCACCCACCTGTACGACGGATTTCTGGCCACGCCGGTGGAAATCCGCATCGGTGAATTCCAGATAGCCAAACCGCTGCTGCTCTGGATCAACGACGGCCTGATGGCGGTTTTCTTCCTGCTCATAGGACTGGAGCTGAAGCGGGAAATGCTGGAAGGGCGGCTCTCGAGCTATAAACAGTTGTTGCTCCCGACCATCGCCGCGGTCGGCGGCATGGTCGTGCCGGCGATGGTTTATTTCTTCCTGAACCGGGGAGATCCGGTAGCACTGCAAGGCTGGGCGATTCCCACCGCCACGGACATCGCCTTCGCCCTTGGCGTGCTGAGCTTGCTCGGCAATCGCGTTCCGGCCTCGCTCAAGCTGTTCCTCGTGACGCTCGCCATTCTCGATGACGTGGGCGCCATCGTGATCATCGCGCTATTCTACACCAGCGATCTTTCGGGAATCTCGCTGACATCGGCGGCCATCGCACTGCTGGTCCTGTTCGCCCTGAACCTCCGCGGCGTCGTGCACATGGCCGCCTACGTGCTGGTCGGCATTGTCCTGTGGGTGTCCGTGCTCAAGTCCGGCGTGCACGCCACGCTGGCGGGCGTGGTGCTGGCCTTCGCGATCCCACTGAGAACCAAGGCAAAGAACGCCAAACCGCTACTGGTTCAGCTCGAACACTCCCTGCATCCATGGGTGGCGTACGGAATTCTGCCACTGTTCGCCTTTGCCAATTCCGGCGTGTCGCTGGCCGGGATGTCACTTGCACAAGCCTTCGCGCCGGTACCGCTCGGTATCGCGCTAGGGCTGTTTGCGGGCAAACAAGCGGGGGTGTTCGTGTTCGCCTGGATTACGATCAAGCTGCGCCTCGCAAAACTGCCGGAAGGTGCCAACTGGTGGCAATTGTATGGTGTCGCGTTGCTGTGCGGGATCGGCTTTACCATGAGCCTGTTCATCGGCTCGCTGGCTTTCGATCAGACAGCGGCGGAATATTCAACGGTAGACCGATTGGGGATCCTGATGGGCTCGGTCGTCTCGGCGATCGTAGGTTACCTGGTCCTGCGATACACAGCCCATCGGCATGGCTAG
- a CDS encoding slipin family protein, with amino-acid sequence MQLISSSFILVVIVLLIFSAFRILREYERGVVFMLGRFWKVKGPGLILIIPGIQSMVKVDLRIIVMDVPPQDVISRDNVSVKVNAVVYFRALDPQRVIIQVEDYYSATSQLAQTTLRSVLGKHELDEMLAERDKLNADIQKILDAATDAWGIKVTSVEIKHIDIDPTMVRAIAQQAEAERTRRAKVIHAEGELQAAEKLVQAGDLLSKSPSALQLRYLQTMAGMANEKSNTIVFPLPMDLITPFLEMAKRIK; translated from the coding sequence ATGCAATTGATCTCATCGAGTTTTATTCTGGTCGTCATCGTCCTGCTGATTTTCTCGGCGTTCCGCATTTTGCGCGAGTACGAACGCGGCGTGGTGTTCATGCTCGGGCGCTTCTGGAAGGTCAAGGGACCGGGCCTGATCCTCATCATCCCCGGAATTCAATCGATGGTGAAGGTAGACTTACGCATCATCGTGATGGACGTGCCGCCGCAGGACGTGATTTCGCGCGACAACGTTTCGGTCAAGGTCAACGCGGTGGTATATTTCCGCGCGCTCGACCCGCAGCGCGTCATCATCCAGGTGGAGGATTACTACTCCGCCACCAGCCAACTGGCTCAGACCACGCTGCGCTCGGTGCTCGGCAAGCATGAGCTCGACGAAATGCTGGCCGAGCGCGACAAGCTTAATGCCGACATTCAGAAAATTCTCGACGCGGCCACGGATGCCTGGGGTATCAAGGTCACGAGCGTGGAAATCAAACACATCGACATCGATCCCACCATGGTGCGCGCCATCGCACAGCAGGCCGAGGCCGAACGCACGCGACGCGCCAAGGTGATCCATGCTGAGGGCGAGCTGCAGGCGGCGGAAAAGCTGGTCCAGGCTGGGGATCTTTTGAGCAAGAGCCCGTCGGCCCTGCAGCTGCGTTATCTGCAGACCATGGCCGGCATGGCCAACGAGAAAAGCAACACCATTGTCTTCCCGCTGCCGATGGACCTGATTACGCCGTTCCTGGAGATGGCAAAGAGGATAAAATGA
- a CDS encoding DUF6504 family protein, with protein sequence MPERFVSEAIKPVTATYDTARMAAGEPGLPREFAWRGRTFVVRAVLRTWRETGKCHHGSPERYVRKHWYEITTNTRETMKIYFERQPRDTKRVERWWLFSIHGPE encoded by the coding sequence ATGCCTGAGCGATTCGTCAGCGAAGCCATCAAGCCCGTTACTGCCACGTATGACACCGCGCGCATGGCGGCCGGGGAACCGGGTCTCCCTCGCGAGTTCGCCTGGCGCGGTCGCACCTTCGTAGTGAGAGCGGTCCTGCGCACCTGGCGCGAAACCGGGAAGTGCCATCACGGCAGTCCGGAACGGTATGTTCGCAAACACTGGTACGAGATCACCACGAACACCCGCGAAACCATGAAAATCTATTTTGAAAGACAGCCGCGCGACACCAAACGGGTCGAGCGCTGGTGGCTGTTCAGCATTCATGGCCCGGAGTGA
- a CDS encoding acyl-CoA thioesterase yields MTDLVKLPDRQPTLRLVPMVKDTNAAGDVFGGWVMSQVDIAGSIAAVRRAKGRVVTVAVNAFHFVAPAFVNDLVSFYATVVKVGTTSITVDVEVYAERGLRSPNPGEVVKVTEAVLTYVAVDGNRKKRPVPPE; encoded by the coding sequence ATGACCGATCTCGTGAAGCTCCCTGACCGGCAACCCACGCTGCGGCTGGTGCCCATGGTCAAGGATACGAATGCCGCCGGTGACGTCTTTGGCGGCTGGGTGATGTCGCAGGTGGACATCGCCGGATCAATCGCGGCCGTGCGCCGCGCCAAGGGCCGCGTGGTCACCGTGGCGGTCAACGCCTTCCATTTCGTCGCACCGGCTTTCGTGAACGACCTGGTCAGCTTTTACGCCACGGTAGTGAAAGTCGGCACCACCTCCATCACGGTCGATGTCGAGGTCTATGCCGAACGTGGCCTGCGTTCGCCGAATCCGGGCGAGGTGGTCAAGGTCACCGAGGCAGTGCTGACCTATGTGGCGGTAGACGGAAACAGAAAAAAACGCCCGGTGCCACCGGAATGA
- a CDS encoding c-type cytochrome: MKLRILVSLLLALPVAIFATSQAFAVDADAAQKLAKKNDCFKCHAIDKTKKGPSYKKISAKYKGKPEGQQKLIENFTTAPIVKLEDGTEEEHKTIDTKDMNAMKNLAQWILSLDK, from the coding sequence ATGAAACTGAGAATTCTAGTCAGCCTGTTGCTAGCTCTTCCCGTTGCCATTTTTGCGACGTCGCAGGCATTCGCCGTGGATGCGGACGCGGCCCAGAAGCTTGCCAAAAAAAATGACTGCTTCAAGTGCCACGCCATTGACAAGACTAAAAAGGGTCCCTCCTACAAGAAAATTTCTGCCAAGTACAAGGGCAAACCGGAAGGCCAACAGAAGCTGATCGAGAACTTCACCACGGCCCCGATAGTCAAGCTGGAAGACGGCACGGAAGAAGAACACAAGACCATCGATACCAAGGACATGAATGCGATGAAGAATTTGGCGCAGTGGATTCTGTCGCTCGATAAGTAA
- the rluF gene encoding 23S rRNA pseudouridine(2604) synthase RluF yields MRLNKYISETGVCSRREADAWIASGRVTINGQRAELGTRVNEGDEVRVDKRVVGAKQRHIYICLNKPVGITCTTERHIEGNIVDFINHPARIFPIGRLDKDSEGLILLTNNGDIVNTILRAENNHEKEYIVTVDKPVTEAFLAGMAGGVNILGTRTKPCRVSRVANSAFRIILTQGLNRQIRRMCEVFGYQVHRLQRIRIMNIKLGNLKPGQWRDLSEAELRGLLPSADARR; encoded by the coding sequence ATGAGATTAAATAAATACATCAGTGAAACCGGAGTTTGCTCGCGCCGCGAGGCGGATGCCTGGATTGCCAGCGGTCGGGTGACCATCAATGGCCAGCGCGCCGAACTCGGGACGCGGGTCAATGAGGGCGATGAAGTCCGCGTGGACAAGCGCGTGGTTGGCGCGAAGCAACGGCATATCTATATCTGTCTGAATAAACCCGTCGGCATCACCTGCACCACCGAGCGCCATATCGAAGGCAATATTGTCGATTTCATCAATCATCCCGCGCGGATTTTCCCGATCGGGCGGCTGGACAAGGATTCCGAGGGACTGATTCTGCTCACGAACAACGGCGATATCGTCAATACCATCCTGCGTGCGGAAAACAATCACGAGAAAGAATACATCGTGACCGTGGACAAGCCGGTGACGGAAGCCTTTCTCGCCGGCATGGCCGGCGGCGTGAATATTCTCGGCACCCGCACCAAGCCTTGCCGGGTAAGCCGCGTCGCCAACAGCGCATTCCGCATCATTCTCACGCAGGGATTGAACCGGCAAATCCGGCGCATGTGCGAGGTGTTCGGGTACCAAGTACACCGGCTGCAGCGCATCCGCATCATGAATATCAAACTCGGCAACCTGAAGCCCGGCCAGTGGCGTGATTTGTCAGAAGCGGAACTTCGCGGGCTGCTGCCATCCGCAGATGCACGACGTTAG
- a CDS encoding cytochrome b/b6 domain-containing protein has protein sequence MRIKKLVLWLSAVIVYLATSSVLFPMAATAAIDAKSRAAEPATEKLDNATCLICHGTQAEKLTVRRKDGKVRALRAIEEKPFEKGIHGEMTCVACHLDITSNKAPHKKGSAPKANCVTCHQALWETVKEEKLTQEKARLGIVVQNIDAYKNSYHARPSADDKTLPNAACDNCHDSHYFNVPPRGTSKRTEWHLTVPKVCGEQCHTEQIESYAESVHGTEVMDKKNPKAAVCTDCHTTHNIANTSKDVFKLLIIENCGTCHLENFLTYRDTYHGQVTKLGYAYTAKCYDCHDSHKILKVDDPDSKVHPDNRLKTCQECHDGKKLPLATAGFLTFGPHANDHDFERYPQMWIASKFMHWLLLFVFAYFWAHSLLWWYREYRDRQDGKSQTRVRVDELPAEETKQIRRFGPVWRIAHLVFALSVMVLILTGMAVFYSYTDWAPVVMNALGGPKVAGIIHRTSAAIMLGIFFMHLIGVAFNIYRNRKTFRWFGPDSLIPNWKDLRDAWGMFVWFVGKGPRPEFDRWTYWEKFDYWAVFWGMAIIGGSGMLLAFPYVTASIFPGWIFNVASLVHGEEAFLAAVFLFTVHFFNNHFRPDKLPPPDIVMFTGTQSLEEFKRDHALQYQRLVESGELEKYLVDAPSQPMTLGSKILGITLLVCGLILLILVTVGFFGGHTPHSFTL, from the coding sequence ATGCGCATTAAAAAACTCGTACTGTGGTTGTCGGCGGTGATCGTGTATCTGGCGACTTCCTCAGTTCTTTTTCCAATGGCAGCGACCGCTGCCATAGACGCCAAAAGCCGTGCCGCGGAACCAGCCACAGAAAAACTCGACAACGCCACGTGTCTGATTTGCCACGGCACACAAGCCGAGAAACTGACTGTACGCCGAAAGGACGGGAAAGTTCGCGCGCTCCGGGCGATCGAAGAAAAACCTTTCGAGAAAGGCATCCACGGAGAAATGACCTGCGTCGCTTGTCACCTGGACATCACCAGTAACAAGGCGCCACACAAGAAAGGATCGGCACCCAAGGCCAACTGTGTGACTTGTCACCAGGCGCTGTGGGAAACCGTCAAGGAAGAAAAATTAACCCAGGAAAAAGCACGACTGGGAATCGTGGTCCAGAATATCGACGCGTACAAGAACTCCTATCACGCGCGGCCAAGCGCGGACGATAAAACCCTCCCCAATGCCGCCTGCGACAACTGCCACGATTCCCATTATTTCAATGTCCCGCCGCGCGGCACTTCCAAACGCACCGAGTGGCACCTGACGGTGCCGAAGGTCTGTGGCGAACAGTGTCACACCGAACAGATCGAGAGCTATGCGGAATCGGTGCATGGCACTGAAGTCATGGACAAAAAAAACCCCAAGGCGGCGGTGTGTACTGATTGTCATACCACCCACAACATTGCCAATACGTCCAAAGACGTCTTCAAGCTCCTGATCATCGAGAATTGCGGCACCTGCCACCTGGAAAATTTCCTCACTTACCGGGACACCTATCACGGCCAGGTCACCAAGCTGGGTTACGCGTATACGGCCAAGTGTTACGACTGCCACGACAGTCACAAGATTCTGAAAGTGGATGATCCGGACTCAAAAGTGCACCCGGACAACCGCCTCAAGACCTGCCAGGAGTGTCATGACGGCAAAAAGCTTCCGTTGGCGACGGCGGGATTTCTCACCTTCGGTCCCCATGCCAACGATCACGATTTTGAGCGTTATCCGCAGATGTGGATCGCCTCGAAATTCATGCATTGGTTGCTGTTGTTTGTGTTCGCCTACTTCTGGGCGCACTCACTGCTGTGGTGGTATCGCGAATACAGGGATCGCCAGGACGGCAAGAGCCAGACGCGCGTTCGCGTGGACGAACTGCCGGCAGAGGAAACTAAACAGATCCGGCGTTTCGGACCCGTGTGGCGGATTGCCCATCTCGTCTTTGCCCTGAGCGTCATGGTGCTGATCCTGACCGGCATGGCGGTGTTCTATTCGTATACCGATTGGGCGCCGGTGGTCATGAACGCGCTCGGTGGGCCGAAGGTGGCGGGCATCATTCACCGCACCAGCGCCGCCATCATGCTCGGTATATTCTTCATGCACCTGATCGGCGTCGCCTTCAATATCTACCGCAACCGGAAAACCTTCCGCTGGTTTGGCCCGGACTCGCTGATACCCAACTGGAAGGACCTCAGGGACGCATGGGGCATGTTCGTGTGGTTCGTCGGCAAGGGACCACGACCTGAATTCGACCGCTGGACTTATTGGGAGAAATTCGACTACTGGGCGGTGTTCTGGGGCATGGCCATCATCGGTGGCAGCGGCATGCTGCTGGCCTTCCCGTACGTAACGGCGTCGATCTTCCCGGGATGGATATTCAACGTGGCGTCGCTGGTCCACGGCGAAGAGGCCTTCCTGGCCGCTGTGTTTCTGTTCACGGTGCACTTTTTCAACAACCATTTCCGGCCGGACAAGCTGCCGCCGCCGGATATCGTGATGTTCACGGGCACACAGTCGCTGGAAGAGTTCAAGCGCGATCATGCGCTGCAATACCAGCGCCTGGTGGAGAGTGGAGAGCTGGAGAAGTATCTGGTGGACGCTCCGTCCCAGCCCATGACGCTGGGGTCGAAGATACTGGGTATTACCCTGCTCGTCTGCGGGCTGATACTCCTGATCCTGGTAACAGTCGGCTTCTTCGGCGGTCATACGCCGCACAGCTTTACTTTGTAG